The DNA sequence CACACACAACAGCAGACCAACCGCGATACCCACGGCCCCTTCGACGGGGATGGTGATCGGCCAGACCAGGTGCTGAAGCAGCAGCCCAAGGAGCAACCCGATCAGCGGAACAAGGGGCGGCGGGAAACGGACGGCCGCGCCATCGGC is a window from the bacterium genome containing:
- a CDS encoding isoprenylcysteine carboxylmethyltransferase family protein, producing MPNEAEAADGAAVRFPPPLVPLIGLLLGLLLQHLVWPITIPVEGAVGIAVGLLLCV